AAAGATACCATTGTTGGGGCTGATGTTGAAATAGCCAAAGCAATTGGGGAGGAACTTAATGTTGAAGTGGAGTTTTCAGCGATGAGTTTTGATAACGTCTTGGCTAGTCTGAAATCCGGTAAAGCTGATATAGCCATTTCGGGGATTTCAGCCACGAAAGAGCGTCAAAAGTCCTATGATTTTTCAGATAGTTACTATGAGTCTAAGAATGTTATGATGGTACTAAAAGATAAACTTCAAGATTATAAAACATTTGGTGATTTTGACAATCAAGCAGTTGTCGTTCAAAAGGGAAGTATTCAAGAGACCATTGCCAAAGACACGCTTAAAGATGTTAATATCACACCCTTGACAAAAGTAGGTGAAATGGTGGCCGAGGTATCAAATGGAAAAGTTCAGGCTCTTGTACTAGAAGAAGCTATTGCGAAAGGCTATGCCGAAAAGAATAAAGACCTTGCCATAGCAGAAGTTGAATTACCTTCAGATGAGGCAGATTCGTATGCTGTTGCTATGCCAAAAGGTAGCAAAAAACTAACCAAGAAAGTCAATGATATTATTAAATCCTTGAAAGAAGAGGATAAAATCAATGCTTTTGTTCAAGAAGCCTATGATTTGTCAGTAAAACAGTAAGGTATTGATTAGGAAAATAGCTTACTTTGGACTACTTGGAGGATACTTGAATAACAGATAAGATCTAGGTGATAAGATACGACAGCGTAGCGGTAATAGTGTTAATTGACGCTTCAAAAGAATTCTGTAAAAGAACAGCTAATTAAAAGTTTATTTAGTGACCTTGTTTATCACATTGGCTAAGTTAAGAAATGGCTTAATTCGTCGAAAACTTTTTTCAGGTGTTTGTTACCAAAACGGAAATTCCCTTAATTACTAATCAGTTTAGGGATGTAGTATGATTTGCTAGAAATCCATTATTTGAAAGATGCGGTTATATAAATTATCTACATTCAAGGGATATTTGAATAAAAATACAGATTGTTGTTGACTTTTATCGAAAATACTGTATAATATCATTATTATAAGATATCGAGGATTAATTATGACATTGAAAAAATTAATTTTAGGAGCGACTCTCCTTGTTTCTGCTGTAACCCTTACAGCTTGTGGCTCTTCTGAATCATCTGATTTACAAGAAGATATTAAAAAAGATGGCAAATTAGTTGTTGCCGTCAGCCCAGACTATCCTCCATTTGAGTTTAAAGCTTTAGTAGACGGTAAAGATAAGGTTGTTGGAGCTGATATTGATTTAGCGCAAGATATTGCTGATGAATTAGGTGTAAAGCTTGAAGTATCAACCATGAGTTTCGATAATGTTTTAGCGAGTTTAAAAACTGGTAAAGCAGACATTGCCATTTCAGGATTATCAGTGACTGAGGAACGTAAGAATGCTTATGCATTTTCTGAAGCTTACTACACAACAGAAAATGCTATATTAGTCCGCAAAGAAGATGAAGGAAAATATACTAACTTAGATCAATTAGCTGGTAAAAAGGTTGCGGTTCAAAAAGGCAGTATTGAAGAAAATCTTGCAAAGGAACAATTGAAAGACTCTCAAGTTGTTCCGCTAACAGCGATGGGTGAAGCTATCAATGAATTGAAGTCTGGTGTTGTTGATGCTGTTGATTTGGAAAAACCAGTTGCAGAAGGTTATATCGCACAAAATAATGATATTGCCTTAGCAAAAGTTGCCTTGAAAGTTGGAGATGGTGATGCTAAAGCAGTTGCTATGCCAAAAGGTAAAGGAAGTCAAGAACTACAAAAAACAATTAATAAAGTTATTGCTAAAATGGAAAAAGATGGTATTTACAAACAGTACATCTCTGATGCGGCAAAATTAACTGGAAAAGCAGTCGACTAATCTCAAAGAAGTGGTTTGACAAAAATAAGAACACAAAATGGCTAAGAATAACGTTTTTTTAACGATGTTATTCTTAGCCATTTTATCTTGTTCAATTTTTCAATAGAAATCCTAAACTTGATTTAAGTTTGAAATAGAGGAACTCTGTCTTAGTTTTTATTTACCGAGACAGAATTGGCTGAAAAGTTGGGTAATGAGTTCATCAGGGGCAGCATCTCCAGTGATTTCTCCTAAAATCTCCCAAGTTCTAGTCATGTCAACCTGAAGAAGATCTACGGGCATCCCGAGTTCTAAACCTTCGTTAACAGCTTTTAAGCTATCAAGGGCTTTTTCAATTAAGGAGATGTGACGAGCGTTTGATAGGTAGGTAGCGTCTTTTTCAACCAAGCCTGCGTTTTCAAAGAAAAGTTGGTTGATACGCTCTTCAATCTGATCAATATTTTCATTTTTTAAAACAGAAATGGCGATGACATCGTCAGGCAGTTGTTCGGTTTCAATCTGCTGCTCTAAGTCTGTCTTATTTAAGAGTACGATACGATTGCTATCTTTACTTATCTCTAATAGTGTGCGATCTTGTTGAGTTAAAGCTTCAGAAGCATTTAACACTAGAAGCACTAAATCAGCTTCATTAAGAGCTTTTTTAGAACGCTCTACCCCAATGCGTTCAACGATATCATCGGTATCACGAATACCAGCTGTATCGATCAGCTTAAGGGGAACGCCTTTGATATTGACGTATTCTTCAATCACATCGCGTGTCGTTCCTTCAATATCAGTTACAATGGCTTTTTCTTCACGGAGTAGATTATTAAGGAGACTTGATTTACCGACATTGGGACGACCAATGATAGCAGTCGACAGTCCCTCACGAAGGATTTTCCCACGCTTAGCTGTCCGTAAAAGATTTTCTAAAAGCGCTTGAAATTCTTGTGTTTTTTCCCGCATGAGAGCAGTTGTCATTTCTTCAACATCATCGTATTCAGGGTAGTCAATGTTAACTTCAACTTGTGCTAGGGTGTTTAGAATTTCTTGACGAGTATTATCAATGAGTGTTTTTAAGGAACCATCCAATTGTTGAACGGCAACCGCCATAGCCTTGTCAGTCTTAGCTCGAATCAAATCCATAACAGCTTCAGCTTGGGTCAAGTCAACTCGGCCATTTAGGAATGCTCGCTTGGTGAATTCACCAGGTTCAGCCATACGAGCGCCTGAGCGAATCAAGAGTTGGAGGATTTCATTGGTGACTGCTACCCCGCCGTGGGTATTAATTTCAACAACATCTTCGCGTGTAAAAGTCTTGGGTTCACGCATGACACTAACCATAACCTCGTCAATAATGTCATTATTGTCAACGATGTGACCATAGTTAATGGTATGACTAGGGACGTCGTTGAGATTTTTCCCTTTAAAAACTTTCTGAGCAATCGCAATAGCCTGACTTCCAGACAGGCGGACGATACCAATAGCCCCTTCTCCAAGAGGAGTAGAGATAGCTGTGATGGTATCAAATTCTTTGGTAATCATAGAGTTCCTTTCTGATTAAATAGCCACAGTTGTATCACGACCAACAACTTGATAAATTTTGATATGAGTATCTTCTTCGGGTGGGAAGGGAAGAAGGATGTCGTCATAGTCTGGATTAATAGAAACTAGCCGGAGTTGTTCCTTCTCCAAATAAACTTGTTTTAAAAAGGTTTGGTCATTAATGGCTACGGCACAAACCTCACCATTATAAGAGGTAAAGCCACGGTCAACGAGATAGACAACATCTCCGCTTCGATAGGTTGGATACATGGAATCACCATTAACGATAGAGGCGAGATCATAACGGGGAGGTTGAGAGGAAACATGAACCGTTTCAAACTCATAATCGTTAAAAGCATAACCGAGTCCAGCAGCTAGTCGGGTAACAGTTTTAACGGGATAAAGCGATGAGATGGTTTCTTGTTTTTCAGCTTCTTGTTGAGCCAGTTGCTGACTGAGAAAATCCAAAACTTGCTCTTGACGCTCTTGATCAAGTTTTTGGAAAATAATTTGATAATCTTCTTCTGAGATACCTAAGAGCATCTCCGGTGATAAATCTAGTGCTTCAGCAAACTGGGGAAGGCGATTTAGTGGAAATTCTCTTGTTTTATTAAGATAACAAGAGACAGCTGATTTAGCCATGCCTACTTGTCTGGATAATTGACTTAGTGATAAGTTTAATTCTGACTTTCGTTGATTGATTAGCTCGATGATCTCGTTATTGGTGTTCATGATTTCTCCTTATGACAATGCTTGCTTATTATAGCACCGTTCTCTAAAAAGAACAAGCCTAAAAAGTCAACAATAATTCGTTAACAAGGATTCGCTTTCATGTTATAATAGGTGTAAGTATTCTATAAGGAGTTTTTAATGGAAGCGTTGAAAAAATTAGCTGGTCTAAAAGCCGCTGAGTATGTCACTGATGGTATGATAGTTGGTCTGGGAACGGGATCAACTGCCTATTATTTTGTCGAAGAGTTAGGCCGTCGTGTCAATGAAGAAGGTCTCTCCATAATTGGGGTGACAACATCTAGTCAGACAACAAAACAGGCAGAAAGTTTAGGCATTCCATTGAAAGCTGTTGATGATATTGATATCATTGATCTTACGGTCGACGGTGCAGATGAGGTGGATCCTCAATTTAATGGTATCAAAGGTGGAGGTGGTGCTCTACTTATGGAAAAAATCGTCGCAACGCCAACCAAAGAATACATCTGGGTTGTTGATGAGTCCAAGATGGTTGAACAACTTGGTGCCTTTAAATTACCTGTTGAAGTCGTTCAATACGGTGCTGATCGTCTTTTCCGTTATTTTGAAAAAGAGGGATTCAAACCATCTTATCGCCAAACAGATGATCAACGTTTTGTCACAGATATGCAAAATTACATCATTGACCTTGATTTAGGAAAAATCGAAGATCCAATCGGTTTTGGTAAGCAACTAAAAGCTATGGTTGGTGTTGTTGACCATGGACTTTTTAACGGAATGGTTAATAAAGTTATTGTTGCAGGTCAAGACGGTGTTAAGGTCTTAGAAGCCTAACCTTATTCTCACTGACAGTTCTGATTATTTCGTTAATTATTTTATAACAAGTTGTTATACAGGTAGTAGGGTGCTAACCGTAACCACCCTTAGATAGGAAAAATATGTCTACATTTGATCGTATTCACTTAGTGGTACTGGATTCTGTTGGGATTGGTGCTGCACCAGATGCCAATAATTTTGTTAACGCAGGGGTTCCTGATGGGGCTTCTGACACCTTGGGTCACATTTCCAAAACGGTCGGTCTCAATGTGCCAAATATGGCTAAAATAGGGCTTGGTAACATCCCCCGTGAGACACTACTTAAAACCGTTCCTGCTGAGGAAAATCCTACTGGTTACGTGACCAAGTTGGAAGAAGTTTCTCTGGGTAAAGATACCATGACCGGTCACTGGGAAATCATGGGGCTTAATATCACCGAGCCATTTGATACTTTCTGGGATGGTTTTCCGGAAGACATTTTGACCAAGATTGAAGAGTTTTCCGGTCGAAAAGTCATCCGTGAAGCTAATAAACCTTACTCAGGAACTGCTGTTATCGATGATTTTGGTTCTCGCCAAATGGAGACAGGAGAGCTTATCATCTATACCTCAGCTGATCCTGTGCTACAAATCGCTGCGCATGAAGATGTGATTCCCTTAGAGGAACTCTATCGTATCTGTGAGTATGCTCGATCTATCACCCTTGAACGCCCAGCGCTTCTTGGTCGTATCATTGCTCGTCCATATGTTGGAGAGCCAGGTAACTTCACACGTACGGCAAATCGTCGTGACTTAGCCGTTTCCCCATTTGAAGAGACGGTTTTGAATAAATTGGCTAATGCAGGGATTCCAACTTATGGTGTCGGTAAAATCAACGATATCTTCAACGGTTCAGGAATTACCCATGACCAAGGGCATAATAAAGATAACAACCATGGGGTGGATACTTTGCTCAAAACCCTTCAAGATCCAGCATTTACCAAAGGTTTCTCATTTACTAATCTAGTCGATTTTGATGCTCTTTACGGTCACCGTCGTAATGCTCATGGCTACCGCGATTGTTTAGAAGAATTCGATGCCCGCTTGCCAGAAATCACAGATCTCTTGGGGGACAAGGACTTACTTCTCATCACAGCAGACCACGGCAACGACCCAACCTATGCTGGAACGGACCATACGCGTGAGTACATTCCGCTCTTGGCTTACAGCCCATCCTTTACAGGTAGTGGTGTTATTCCACAAGGGCATTTCGCTGATATCTCAGCAACCGTTGCGGACAACTTTGGTGTTGACACCGCCATGATTGGGGAGAGTTTCTTGAATCACTTAAAATAAAGGAGATTGGGAATGGAAGAAATTACTATCTATCACAACCCAAATTGTGGCACTTCACGAAATGTCTTGGCTATGATTAGACATGCTGGTATTGAACCAACAGTCATTGAGTATTTAAAAACACCACCTAGTCGTGAGCAGTTGCTTGATTTACTGGATAAGATGGGCATCACTCCTGGAGAACTATTAAGAAAAAATGTTCCTGAATTTGATAAGCATGGCTTATCGGATCAGACTTTATCTGATGAAGTCATTATTGATGCCATGATGGCAGATGCTATTTTAATTAACAGACCGATTGTTATGACCAGTAAGGGAATAAAATTATGTCGTCCATCTGAGGCATTGCTGGATATTCTTCCGGTTCCTTTACCAAGTCCATTCATAAAAGAGGATGGTGAAAGCATTCACCCTAAATAATAAATAAGGAGATAGTATGTCATTATTAGAGAAAATTAGAGTTACACAATCATTCCTAGAAAGTAAAGGAATTCAATCACCAGAATTTGGCTTGATTTTGGGTTCGGGTCTTGGAGAATTGGCAGAAGAAATCGACAATGCAATCGTTGTCGATTACGCTGATATTCCCAACTGGGGACAATCAACGGTTGTTGGCCATGCCGGGAAATTAGTATATGGTGAATTAGCTGGACGTAAAGTTTTAGCACTTCAAGGACGTTTCCACTTCTACGAGGGGAATCCTATGGAAACAGTCACTTTCCCTGTTCGTGTCATGAAAGCATTGGGTTGTGAAGGTGTTCTTGTGACAAATGCAGCAGGAGGCATTGGCTACGGCCCGGGTACCTTAATGGTTATCAATGACCACATTAATCTGACAGGAACAAATCCTCTTATTGGTGAAAATTTAGAAGAGTTTGGCCCACGTTTTCCTGATATGTCAGATGCCTATACTAAAGCATACCGAGAAGTGGCTCATCGGGTCGCTGAAAAACAAGGTATCAAGTTGGAAGATGGGGTTTATATAGGTGTTACGGGTCCTACTTATGAAACACCTGCAGAAATTCGCGCCTTTAAAACAATGGGAGCAGATGCTGTCGGTATGTCAACAGTACCAGAAGTTATCGTAGCAGCACACTCTGGCATGAAAGTTTTAGGGATTTCAGCAATTACGAATTTTGCAGCTGGTTTCCAATCAGAGTTAAATCATGAAGAGGTCGTAGAGGTTACAACACATATCAAGGAAGATTTTAAAGGCTTGGTCAAAGCCATCTTGGAAGAATTATAAAATGCAGTATTTCAATACTATCTGATCGAACAAAATTGTATTTAAATACTATTGCCATTGAGAAGATTTAGCTTACCACATTGTCTATTAACATTAGTTCACTTTCTAAAAGTTGCTAACTTTTTACTGCTAAACAGAAACTAGCAGATGTGAGTTCTCTATATTTTAATTCAATCTATAAACGTCGATAAAAATACTCTCTATTAGATGTAATCGCGGTTACTTACCTTCCTATATGAGCTTATTTTCTATCATTAAGCTAAAGGGGAAAGAACGTTTGTTCGTTTTGATTTTAATTTAATCTTTTTCTTTAAAAATCGGCTATTAACTTACGTTTTTACTTCAACATTTTATATAAAAAAATAAGAAAGGAAAGAGAGCTTGTTCATTTTCTGATCACTCTCTGTATCATAACTTATGTCTATTCATATTTCCGCCGCTAAAGGCGATATTGCTGATAAAATTCTTCTTCCAGGAGATCCGCTACGTGCTAAATTTATTGCAGAAAATTTCTTGGAAGATGCGGTTTGTTTTAACGAAGTTCGTAACATGTTTGGATACACTGGAACTTACAAGGGTCAGCGTGTTTCGGTTATGGGCACTGGGATGGGGATGCCTTCGATTTCTATCTATGCTCGTGAATTGATTGTTGATTATGGAGTTAAAAAGCTAATTCGTGTTGGTACAGCCGGGTCTATTGATCCAAATGTCCATGTTCGTGAATTGGTTCTTGCTCAAGCAGCAGCGACAAATTCTAATATTATTCGCAATGATTTTCCAGAGTACGATTTTCCTCAAATTGCCAATTTCCAATTACTTGATAAGGCTTACCATATTGCTAAAGATCTGGGTCTAACAACACATGTTGGTAATGTCTTGTCTTCTGATGTCTTTTATTCAAACATGCCAGAACGTAATATGAAGCTGGGCGAATTGGGTGTTAAAGCCATTGAAATGGAAGCAGCAGCTCTTTACTACCTTGGAGCACAACATGGTGTTGATACCTTGGCTATCATGACAATTTCTGATAGTTTAGTAAATCCAGACGAGGATACAACAGCTGAGGAACGTCAAAACACCTTTACGGATATGATGAAGGTGGGACTAGAAACACTGATTTCAGATTGATATGAGTATAGATACTGATAAAATTGCTGTTCTCCTCGACTTATATGCCTATCATCAATTGTTAGAAATTTTAGATGAAACAATTAATGATGAAACTTTCTTTCTGTTGGAAAGTTTGAAGGAGCGTCGTGAGTTAAATGTTGCCTATCTGTTCAAGAAAGAAGACGAAAGAAAACAATGCGAAACGTATTTTAATCAGCCATTGCTATCTAATGCTTACGAGGAAGAGTTACTAGCTAATTATATTTTTGATTTGGAAGCGAAGTTGCGTAATGGTAAGATTATTGACTTTGTTAGAGCTGTTAGTCCTATTTTGTATCGCTTGTTTTTAAAAGTTCTTGAAAATCAAGTGCCAGAATTAGCCGACTATATCAATAATTCTAAGTCATCTCAATATGATACTTGGAATTTTCATAAGATGCATGCGTCTCGCAATAACATAATCACTTCATATGTTTCTGAAAAACGCGATGGCAAGGTAACCTCCAGTAGTTTATCAGAGTTAATTCAGTATACTGATTTGGATGAGAGAATCAAAAAGACAGTTTCTGAATTAAGAGAATTTGAAAAATCTGTTCGAAATCCTTTAGCGCATTTAATACTCCCTTTTGATGAGGAAGAGTTACATCGAACCACCGGTTTCTCATCACAAATCTTTTTAGCTAAAATTATTGATTTAGCTAGGAATTGTGGTGTGGTTTATGATCGAGAAAACTTTTATTTTGATCAAATGAATAGTCTTATATTAAGAGAATTAAAAAATGATTGACCAAATGTCAATCATTTTTTTTTGAATTGTACCTCTTCAAGTAAATAGTCGATGAATTTTTCACCCATTTTGGAGAGGTTAGCTTTTTCGTGTTTTAGATAAACAATATCAATTTGGTCGTCAACATCTAAGGGGATTGATACGATGTTATCACCGTTGAGTTTACTATTCAATACTCCCGTAGCAATCGTATAGCCATCAAGGCCAATCATTAGATTGAAGAGGGTTGCTCGGTCTGATACTACAATGGATTTAGGGTGAGGAATTTGAGCCATTATTTCTTCAGAAAAGTAGAAAGAGTTGTGAACTCCTTGGTCATAACTGAGGTAAGGGAAGTCTACTAAATCCTCTAATTGGATAATCTCTTTGTTTGCTAGTGGATTATCTTTGCTAACAAAAATATGTGGTTGTGTAGAGAAGAGATTGGTTGCTACCAGATGATTATCATCGAACATTTTGGTTAAGACATCTCTATTGTAGCTATTGAGGAAAAGGACACCAATTTCAGAGCGAAAGTTTTTAACGTCATCAATGATTTCATAAGTTCTGGTTTCACGTAAGAAAAGTTCGTACTTGGTCATATCGGTTTTGTTTAATAGTGAAACAAAGGCGTTGACAACAAAAGCATAGTGTTGAGATGATACGCTAAAAAGTTCCCTTTGGGTTGTCGGATTTTTATAACGTTCTTCGAGAAGATCGGTTTGCTCAATGACTTGTCTAGCATAAGAGAGAAATTCTACGCCATCCTTAGTCAAAGTGATTCCTTTAGGATTGCGAATGAAAATCGTAATTCCCATCTCTTGCTCTAAGTCACGAACAGCATTGGAAAGGCTAGGCTGGGTAATATAGAGTTGTTTAGCTGCCTCATTCATTGAGCCAGTTTCTACAATCTTAATGATGTATTGTAATTGTTGAATTCGCATAAAGATATTGTAACACAAAGGAGACTGAAAGATAAGTTAATTTCAAAAATTCTCATTAAAAGTCTCAAAAAGACAGATTATATTTTGACATCCCTTTGATAATTGGCTATAATGAATGCAACTAAATCACCTTTAACTAAGTCCAGAGAGGCATAGAAGGTTGTGGTCTGCGGATCACTTTCGAAATAAGATGACCAGATTCTTTATAAGAACTGGTTTAAAAAGGGATTGATCCTTGTTTTCGTAAAGCCTTGCCGTATCTGGTGAGGCTTTTATTTTGCAAAGGAGACAGTAATTGTTTGAAACGAGACCCATCATTGCCCTTGATTTTCCTGATTTTGACAGTGTAAAGGCATTTCTAAAGAAATTTCCAAAAGGAGAAAGTCTTTATGTCAAAATAGGAATGGAACTCTATTATGCTTGTGGCGCTGAGATTGTTTCCTATGTTAAATCCTTGGGACATAGTGTATTTCTGGATTTGAAGCTACATGACATACCTAATACCGTTGAGTCAGCCATGAAAGTTTTAGCTAAGCTAGGGGTTGACATGACCAATGTGCACGCAGCTGGTGGTGTTGAGATGATGGCTGCAGCCAAACGTGGTTTCGGTGACCAGGGAGTTCTCATTGCTGTGACGCAGTTAACGTCAACTAGTCAAGAACAGATGCAAGACAATCAGAATATCCAAACTACTTTGGAGGAGTCTGTCAGACATTATGCTCGAAAAACGGCAGAAGCTGGCTTGGATGGTGTGGTATGCTCAGCACATGAAGTGATTTCTATTAAGGACGCCACGTCATCTAACTTTGTCTGTTTGACACCTGGAATTCGTCCAGCTGGTTCAGAAATTGGCGACCAAAAGCGCGTGATGACTCCGAGCCAAGCTAAGGCTGCTGGTTCAGATTATATTGTTGTTGGAAGACCGATAACACAGGCTCAAGACCCCTATCAAGCTTATCAAGCGATTAAGTCTGATTGGAATGCTGCATTATAAAAAATGATGATAAAAATTTAAAAGGAGACTATTATGACACTTGCGACACAAATTGCATCTGATTTATTAGACATTAAAGCTGTTTACCTACAACCTGAAGAGCCTTTCACTTGGGCATCTGGTATTAAATCCCCTATTTATACGGATAATCGCATCACGCTTTCCTATCCTGAAACACGTTCTTTGATCGAAAATGGTTTTGTAGAAGTGATTAGGGAGCATTTTCCTGAAGTAGAAGTGATTGCTGGTACAGCAATTGCAGGAATTCCTCATGGGGCCATCATTGCAGACAAGATGAATTTACCATTTTCTTATATTCGTTCAAAACCTAAAAATCACGGTGCTGGAAACCAGATTGAAGGGCGCGTGATTAAAGGACAAAAAATGGTTATCGTTGAGGATTTGATTTCCACTGGTGGTTCTGTTTTAGAGGCTGTCAAAGCTGCTCAGACTGTAGGTATTGATGTTTTAGGTGTGGTTGCGATTTTCACTTATGAATTGCCTAAAGCTCAAGCTAACTTTGAAGAAGCTAATGTCAAACTAGTGACCCTTTCAACTTACAGCGAATTGATCAAGGTTGCCAAAGTTCAAGGCTACATCAACGTTGATGGCTTGACACTCTTGAAGAAATTCAAGGAAGACCAAGAAAACTGGCAAGATTAGATGATTGAGAAGCAGAGCTAGCCAGCTTCTTTTTGGTATAGTAGTTATCGATAAAGGCGATTTAAATAGAAAGAGGTTGGAATGTATAAAGATGCAACGGATATGGCAGAAGCAATTCGATCAGGTCAGGTGTCTCCAAAGGAAATGGTCTTAGAGACAATCGAGAAGGCAGAAAGTGAAAATCCGAGATTGAATGCAATCACTAGCACGCGCTATGAGAAAGCACTTTTGGAAGCCGAAGAGGGTAAGTTTGCTGGTAAACCATTTGCAGGAGTTCCGATTTTCTTAAAAGACTTGGGTCAAGAGCAAGCTGGGGAGGTATCGACATCAGGTTCCATCTTGTTTGCTAACTACCGTGCACAACAGTCTGATAACTATGTTAAAAAATTGGAATCATTGGGCTTTATTGTTTTAGGAAGAACGAATACACCAGAGTTTGGTTTCAAAAATACGTCTGACAGTCAACTGCATGGGACGGTTAACCTTCCTGATGATGTCACACGCAATGCGGGTGGCTCGTCTGGTGGTGCTGCGGCACTCGTGGCTTCAGGTGTTAGTCCTCTTGCCGGGGCAAGTGATGGTGGTGGTTCTATTAGGATTCCGGCTTCTTTTAATGGTTTGATTGGTCTCAAACCAACACGTGGTCGTATTCCAGTTGGACCAAGTTCTTATCGTGGTTGGCAAGGTGCCTCAGTTAATTTTGCCTTAACTAAAACGATCAGAGATACAAAAACTCTTTTAGAGCAGTTTCAAATCTGCCAGATGGAAAGCCCCTTTGTCTTACCTAGGCTGTCTCATGAGGATTTGTTTGAAAAATCCTTAAAACCTTTGAGAGTAGCGCTGCAATTGATGTCTCCGGTAGGTGGACAAGTATCGGCTGAAGCTATTAGTGCTGTAAAAAAAGCTGCGCAATTCTTGGAGAAAGAAGGACATGAGATTATTGTTTTAGATAAGCTACCACTAGATGGTATTGAAGCCATGAAGTCTTACTACATTATGAATTCCGTTGAAACAGCAGCTATGTTTGATGGGATTGAAGCCAGCATAGGACGCCAAATGACACAAGCTGACATGGAAGTCATGACCTGGGCTATCTATCGAAGCGGACAAAAGATTCCAGCTAAGACCTATTCGAGCATCTTGTCACAATGGGACCAGTATAGTCGAATCATGTATGATTTTCATCGAAGCTATGATATTCTCTTGTCACCAACGGTTGCCGAGGTAGCCCCAAAACATGGTCAGTTTGATCTATCAGACCAGTTGAAAGACAAGCTGAGACACATGGATGACTTTAATAGTAAAGAGCAGCAAGATCTCATTTGGCAGATGTTTGAGCATAGTTTGGATTGGACACCGTTTACGCAACAAGCTAATCTAACAGGACAGCCATCAATTAGTTTACCGGTTTATCGCACTGAGGATGGCTTGTCTATTGGGGTGCAAGTAACAGCAGCTAAAGGAAGAGAAGACTTGCTCTTGCAAATCGGTGAATTATTTGAAAATAAGAATCAGTTTATGTGATATTTTTCAAGAAAA
The sequence above is drawn from the Streptococcus pluranimalium genome and encodes:
- the arsC gene encoding arsenate reductase (glutaredoxin) (This arsenate reductase requires both glutathione and glutaredoxin to convert arsenate to arsenite, after which the efflux transporter formed by ArsA and ArsB can extrude the arsenite from the cell, providing resistance.), with the protein product MEEITIYHNPNCGTSRNVLAMIRHAGIEPTVIEYLKTPPSREQLLDLLDKMGITPGELLRKNVPEFDKHGLSDQTLSDEVIIDAMMADAILINRPIVMTSKGIKLCRPSEALLDILPVPLPSPFIKEDGESIHPK
- a CDS encoding purine-nucleoside phosphorylase; its protein translation is MSLLEKIRVTQSFLESKGIQSPEFGLILGSGLGELAEEIDNAIVVDYADIPNWGQSTVVGHAGKLVYGELAGRKVLALQGRFHFYEGNPMETVTFPVRVMKALGCEGVLVTNAAGGIGYGPGTLMVINDHINLTGTNPLIGENLEEFGPRFPDMSDAYTKAYREVAHRVAEKQGIKLEDGVYIGVTGPTYETPAEIRAFKTMGADAVGMSTVPEVIVAAHSGMKVLGISAITNFAAGFQSELNHEEVVEVTTHIKEDFKGLVKAILEEL
- the deoD gene encoding purine-nucleoside phosphorylase: MSIHISAAKGDIADKILLPGDPLRAKFIAENFLEDAVCFNEVRNMFGYTGTYKGQRVSVMGTGMGMPSISIYARELIVDYGVKKLIRVGTAGSIDPNVHVRELVLAQAAATNSNIIRNDFPEYDFPQIANFQLLDKAYHIAKDLGLTTHVGNVLSSDVFYSNMPERNMKLGELGVKAIEMEAAALYYLGAQHGVDTLAIMTISDSLVNPDEDTTAEERQNTFTDMMKVGLETLISD
- a CDS encoding LytR family transcriptional regulator → MSIDTDKIAVLLDLYAYHQLLEILDETINDETFFLLESLKERRELNVAYLFKKEDERKQCETYFNQPLLSNAYEEELLANYIFDLEAKLRNGKIIDFVRAVSPILYRLFLKVLENQVPELADYINNSKSSQYDTWNFHKMHASRNNIITSYVSEKRDGKVTSSSLSELIQYTDLDERIKKTVSELREFEKSVRNPLAHLILPFDEEELHRTTGFSSQIFLAKIIDLARNCGVVYDRENFYFDQMNSLILRELKND
- a CDS encoding LysR family transcriptional regulator; protein product: MRIQQLQYIIKIVETGSMNEAAKQLYITQPSLSNAVRDLEQEMGITIFIRNPKGITLTKDGVEFLSYARQVIEQTDLLEERYKNPTTQRELFSVSSQHYAFVVNAFVSLLNKTDMTKYELFLRETRTYEIIDDVKNFRSEIGVLFLNSYNRDVLTKMFDDNHLVATNLFSTQPHIFVSKDNPLANKEIIQLEDLVDFPYLSYDQGVHNSFYFSEEIMAQIPHPKSIVVSDRATLFNLMIGLDGYTIATGVLNSKLNGDNIVSIPLDVDDQIDIVYLKHEKANLSKMGEKFIDYLLEEVQFKKK
- the pyrF gene encoding orotidine-5'-phosphate decarboxylase, coding for MFETRPIIALDFPDFDSVKAFLKKFPKGESLYVKIGMELYYACGAEIVSYVKSLGHSVFLDLKLHDIPNTVESAMKVLAKLGVDMTNVHAAGGVEMMAAAKRGFGDQGVLIAVTQLTSTSQEQMQDNQNIQTTLEESVRHYARKTAEAGLDGVVCSAHEVISIKDATSSNFVCLTPGIRPAGSEIGDQKRVMTPSQAKAAGSDYIVVGRPITQAQDPYQAYQAIKSDWNAAL
- the pyrE gene encoding orotate phosphoribosyltransferase: MTLATQIASDLLDIKAVYLQPEEPFTWASGIKSPIYTDNRITLSYPETRSLIENGFVEVIREHFPEVEVIAGTAIAGIPHGAIIADKMNLPFSYIRSKPKNHGAGNQIEGRVIKGQKMVIVEDLISTGGSVLEAVKAAQTVGIDVLGVVAIFTYELPKAQANFEEANVKLVTLSTYSELIKVAKVQGYINVDGLTLLKKFKEDQENWQD